A genomic segment from Nicotiana tabacum cultivar K326 chromosome 7, ASM71507v2, whole genome shotgun sequence encodes:
- the LOC107823073 gene encoding uncharacterized protein LOC107823073 has translation MRRFQWTYWTTSRRYDDVHGVFGFGDRNGGGTSLLDFARAFDLVIGNSSFSKKREQLVTFRSSMAEAQLDYLLYKKSDKGLCMDFKVIPSENLLTLHKLLVMDLEITRKRRKRAMYSQHRIKWGALTEAKA, from the coding sequence ATGAGGAGATTTCAATGGACATATTGGACGACGTCTAGGCGGTATGATGATGTGCATGGTGTCTTTGGTTTTGGAGATAGAAATGGAGGAGGAACGTCTCTGCTAGACTTTGCTAGagcatttgatttggtgataggAAACTCGAGTTTCTCGAAGAAGAGGGAGCAGTTGGTCACCTTCCGGAGTTCAATGGCCGAGGCTCAACTTGATTATTTACTCTACAAGAAGTCCGATAAAGGTCTTTGCATGGATTTCAAGGtcatcccgagtgagaacctctTGACCCTTCATAAGCTCCTAGTCATGGACCTTGAGATCacgaggaagaggaggaagagagCGATGTATAGCCAACATAGgatcaagtggggagccttgacggAAGCTAAAGCGTAG